One Festucalex cinctus isolate MCC-2025b chromosome 3, RoL_Fcin_1.0, whole genome shotgun sequence DNA window includes the following coding sequences:
- the ptprjb.2 gene encoding receptor-type tyrosine-protein phosphatase eta isoform X2, protein MGSHEYCNGKLCKSEETKGLTTITTTTTVTLATPSSCILSLGNISGNGSLTGLTPGAIYHVFLNCSSCCQKVTMKPCKVTNLVGNNVMTSSITVTWSKPEGKYSFYMVRWTDGQVSKSDQVNKTSKNITGLSAGTMYNINVTTLAEDRETEGDTTAVSLYTKPGIIHNLSASAKTSAISLKWIPPDGEVFIYKVMWHRGGAQSIKYTNDGFTVLLSGLVPGTSYTITIVCIAGDNQTEGEPYTFDQVTRPERPENITVEAGTDNLNIEWILLQGRADFYEVNISNADVSYSSSNKTTDLTAHFRDLYPGRVFLITVTAVAGNLSSTSNHIASATIPTPPGSLNIIQRTNTSLHLQWETPTKMAGAPNISYHITYQRPGGNMQTTSTTDNSVVLPQLVSGTLYNVTVYTVGPQNLNSSAVLISAYTLPNPVLNLVASPLNTTSINVVWSNPHGVQTYYKYLVQTLNSPGALVNEQTVSENNTDVHDLEPGTKYSIRATTLAGTGSKSAEEQTFTYTMPKAVTGLKVKDFNTTAIQLIWSRSSDYKDTYSYLLIAFQDNTMVQQWTTTSEMYTFFNLIPGTLYSFDVFTVVEGLNSTLEHISQYTSPGVVPDIVAIGTTTNMSVLWRAPMGHVDSYNVLLNKDSKSEHSKMDLSNSTMSTFFTDLKPGVLYCVVVISKSGPLESNSSTCNATFPNPPGPIRVELQTVSSINFTWDFPDDMDHNQYIFSIDCKSVTTNNWLFLKNLNSGSPYSISVTTIGVMEYKSAAVTANNYTRPYSVTMLKAADITTNAVMLAWEQPEEKPSYSYLVHVTNGSFPPSEVVSMNLSATISGLLSGSNYTFTVSTQAADGTLAAPRSNSFFTRPYSVTMLKAAEITTNAVMLVWEQPEEKPNYSYLVHVTNGSFPPSEVVSMNLSATISGLLSGSNYTFTVSTQAADGTLAAPRSHSYFTRPYSVTMLRVAEITTNAVMLVWKQPEEKPNYSYLVHVTNGSFPPSEVVSRNLSATIFGLLSGTNYTFTVSTQAADGTLAAPRSNSFFTRPYEIKNLEAHTLNSTAIQLVWMKPLQHKPEYTYRVETTGCGFQNKTVTEEVAVISELNPGTLCMFCVFVQVGDVVQGEGRCIPKYTMPDAVQLEISSQGSNMSVLVSWIIPQGNVELYSVHLNSSSTHQSQQVESSNNSSLFEGLSAGTLYSAMVISQSGPFKVSSEVVTNATFPNPPGPIEILTKSTNSIQARWTEAPLMNGTSFFYQLTSAPSEGSGYINTTNTSHNFDSLLSGTSYNISIATIGVLGFRSEVIHAYLVTTKPLHVKFLNTSAEEENITVTWFQPDEYKESYRYNLTWQSTDWPISGSFVTDQPMHTIKNLIPGSRYNFSVMSETRDGTQGAPRRISTCTDASPVRNATCEGPDNPNAEIILSWTIPRGKFHDFRITINNVEMINGTSICNQSCSKIISNLSHYTSYNIMMETLSCGQPATPLSLHCMTGITDPPIPENYETLATVNKKVHNRFTIQINSSLMVETNGPITHFGVLVTENIKESDAANLTNYLGKTYQQWIDKQSPVYLATIKKRNAQSRSEENMLSVDIGDGSEWEGYTNGALRGNRRYQYAIVLFTKVILQDKLIKMGSKVAITKFYQMVKLPQDPVVISIAVGATLGIFSILFIILIGFIVYWKRLSKKESSDIQIHSLRNAAVSVEDYEAYYKKQKADSNCGFAEEFEDLRMVGTSQSKACAQLQENKGKNRYNNVLPYDSSRVKLSIIHGVPYDDYINANYMPGYNSKKEFIAAQGPLPGTVKDFWRMIWEKNVHTLVMLTRCNEQGRIKCEQYWHSSTKHFEYIRVTTTSEIPLDDWTIRDFEIKNVKTAETRSVRQFHFTAWPDHGVPETTELLISFRHLVREHMDQYSINSPTVVHCSAGVGRTGTFIAIDRLIFQIERENVVDVYGVVHDLRMHRPLMVQTEDQYVILNQCAMDIIRSRTGTNVDLIYQNTAALSIYENVEPRKGYHKHGYHHT, encoded by the exons AACCAGGTATCATTCATAATCTCTCTGCATCCGCAAAGACATCCGCAATATCTCTGAAATGGATACCACCTGATGGTGAGGTGTTTATATATAAGGTGATGTGGCACAGAGGAGGAGCACAGTCCATCAAATACACAAATGACGGCTTTACTGTGCTATTATCGGGCTTGGTGCCTGGAACATCATACACAATCACAATTGTTTGCATTGCTGGAGACAACCAAACAGAGGGAGAACCTTACACATTTGACCAAGTCACAA GGCCGGAGAGGCCAGAAAACATAACGGTTGAAGCAGGAACTGACAACCTCAACATTGAGTGGATCTTACTCCAAGGGAGAGCTGATTTCTATGAAGTGAACATCTCCAATGCAGATGTGTCATATTCCTCCAGCAACAAAACAACAGACCTCACAGCCCATTTTCGTGATTTGTATCCCGGAAGAGTTTTTCTCATCACAGTCACTGCTGTCGCTGGAAACTTAAGCAGCACATCCAACCATATCGCATCTGCTACCA ttcCAACACCACCTGGTTCCCTTAATATCATTCAAAGGACAAATACTTCACTTCACCTACAATGGGAGACTCCCACCAAGATGGCGGGTGCTCCCAATATCAGTTACCACATCACCTACCAAAGACCAGGTGGTAACATGCAAACCACTAGCACCACCGATAACAGCGTGGTGCTGCCACAGCTCGTTTCTGGAACATTGTACAATGTAACCGTGTACACAGTCGGACCCCAAAATCTGAATAGCTCTGCTGTCCTTATATCAGCGTACACCT tgccCAACCCCGTGTTAAACCTTGTGGCCAGCCCTTTAAATACAACCTCAATAAATGTGGTATGGTCCAACCCGCACGGAGTGCAGACATATTACAAATACTTGGTTCAAACATTGAACTCTCCAGGAGCACTTGTGAATGAACAAACAGTCAGTGAGAACAACACTGATGTACATGACCTGGAACCGGGAACGAAGTACAGCATTAGAGCCACCACATTAGCGGGAACAGGAAGTAAATCTGCAGAAGAGCAGACATTCACTTACACAA TGCCCAAGGCTGTGACTGGACTCAAAGTGAAGGACTTTAATACAACGGCCATCCAGCTAATATGGTCCCGATCAAGTGACTACAAGGACACATACAGCTATCTGCTAATTGCATTCCAGGACAACACAATGGTTCAACAATGGACAACTACATCAGAAATGTATACCTTCTTCAATCTGATCCCTGGAACACTATACAGTTTTGATGTGTTCACAGTTGTAGAGGGGCTGAATTCTACATTGGAACACATATCACAATACACAA GTCCTGGGGTAGTTCCAGACATCGTTGCCATAGGGACAACAACTAATATGTCCGTCTTGTGGCGTGCTCCAATGGGGCATGTGGATTCTTACAATGTCCTATTAAACAAAGACTCCAAATCTGAACATTCAAAGATGGATCTAAGTAACTCGACTATGAGCACATTTTTTACAGACCTGAAGCCAGGGGTGCTTTACTGTGTAGTGGTGATAAGCAAAAGTGGACCTTTAGAGAGTAACAGTTCAACTTGCAACGCAACTT TTCCAAACCCTCCTGGACCCATAAGAGTTGAGTTGCAGACCGTCAGCTCCATTAATTTCACCTGGGACTTCCCAGATGATATGGATCACAATCAATACATATTCAGTATTGATTGCAAATCCGTAACAACAAACAACtggttatttttgaaaaacctCAATTCCGGAAGCCCATACTCAATTTCTGTTACAACAATTGGTGTGATGGAGTATAAAAGCGCAGCTGTGACAGCAAACAATTATACAA GACCGTATTCTGTGACCATGCTGAAAGCAGCAGACATAACCACAAATGCTGTCATGTTGGCGTGGGAGCAACCAGAAGAGAAGCCTAGTTACTCATACCTGGTTCATGTCACCAATGGATCGTTTCCACCATCTGAAGTGGTCTCCATGAACTTGTCGGCCACAATCTCTGGCCTTCTCTCCGGCAGCAACTACACCTTCACCGTTTCCACACAAGCAGCAGATGGCACGCTGGCAGCTCCTCGGAGCAACTCCTTCTTTACAC GACCGTATTCGGTGACCATGCTGAAAGCGGCAGAAATAACCACAAATGCTGTCATGTTGGTATGGGAGCAACCAGAAGAGAAGCCTAACTATTCATACCTGGTGCATGTCACCAATGGATCATTTCCACCATCTGAAGTGGTCTCCATGAACTTGTCGGCCACAATCTCTGGCCTTCTCTCCGGCAGCAACTACACCTTCACCGTTTCCACACAAGCAGCAGATGGCACGCTGGCAGCTCCTCGGAGCCACTCATACTTTACAC gACCATATTCGGTGACCATGCTGAGAGTGGCAGAAATTACCACAAATGCTGTCATGTTGGTGTGGAAGCAACCAGAAGAGAAGCCTAACTACTCGTACCTGGTGCATGTCACCAATGGATCATTTCCACCATCTGAAGTGGTGTCCAGAAACTTGTCAGCCACAATCTTCGGCCTTCTCTCTGGCACCAACTACACTTTCACTGTCTCCACACAAGCAGCAGATGGCACGCTGGCAGCTCCTCGGAGCAACTCCTTCTTTACAC GACCATATGAGATTAAAAATCTGGAGGCGCACACCTTAAACTCAACTGCAATACAACTGGTTTGGATGAAACCGTTGCAACACAAGCCTGAGTATACCTATCGGGTTGAAACAACTGGCTGTGGCttccaaaacaaaactgtgacaGAGGAAGTTGCCGTGATTTCAGAGCTCAATCCTGGGACACTGTGCATGTTCTGTGTTTTTGTCCAAGTAGGGGATGTCGTACAAGGGGAAGGACGCTGCATTCCTAAGTACACAA TGCCTGACGCAGTACAGCTTGAGATCTCCAGTCAAGGCTCGAATATGTCAGTACTGGTGTCATGGATTATCCCACAAGGGAATGTAGAGTTGTATAGTGTTCACCTCAACAGCTCTTCTACACATCAGTCACAGCAAGTGGAGTCGAGCAACAACTCTTCGCTTTTCGAGGGGCTGTCTGCTGGAACGCTGTACAGTGCCATGGTGATATCGCAAAGTGGTCCATTCAAAGTGTCATCTGAAGTTGTAACAAATGCTACCT TTCCAAACCCACCTGGGCCAATTGAGATCCTCACAAAGTCAACCAACTCAATACAAGCAAGATGGACAGAAGCCCCCTTGATGAATGGCACATCGTTCTTCTACCAGCTCACAAGTGCACCGTCTGAGGGAAGTGGATATATCAATACCACCAACACCAGTCATAATTTTGACTCCTTGCTCTCTGGGACCTCCTACAACATTTCCATAGCAACAATTGGGGTCTTGGGTTTTAGGAGCGAAGTGATTCATGCCTATTTGGTCACCACAA AACCCTTGCATGTGAAGTTTCTCAACACTTCCGCAGAAGAGGAAAACATCACAGTCACATGGTTTCAACCTGATGAATACAAGGAAAGCTATCGCTACAATTTGACCTGGCAAAGCACAGATTGGCCAATCAGCGGCAGTTTTGTGACTGACCAACCAATGCATACTATCAAAAACCTGATCCCTGGCAGTAGGTATAACTTTTCTGTCATGTCTGAGACTCGGGATGGAACTCAGGGTGCCCCCAGAAGGATTTCCACCTGCACAG ATGCCAGCCCAGTGAGAAATGCAACATGTGAAGGTCCAGACAATCCAAATGCAGAAATTATCTTGTCTTGGACTATACCCAGAGGCAAATTTCATGATTTCCGTATcactataaataatgtggaaatgATCAATGGGACAAGCATCTGTAACCAAAGCTGCAGCAAAATCATCTCCAACCTAAGTCACTATACGTCATACAACATAATGATGGAGACACTGAGTTGTGGGCAACCTGCTACTCCACTCTCCCTGCACTGCATGACTGGCATCACAG ACCCACCAATTCCAGAAAATTATGAGACACTGGCTACTGTTAACAAGAAAGTACACAACAGATTCACTATTCAGATCAATTCCAGCCTGATGGTTGAAACAAATGGGCCAATTACTCATTTTGGTGTGCTGGTGACAGAAAATATAAAAG AATCTGATGCGGCTAATTTGACAAACTACTTGGGGAAAACATATCAACAGTGGATTGACAAACAGTCTCCGGTATACCTGGCAACCATCAAGAAGAGAAATGCTCAATCACGCAGTGAAGAGAACATGTTGTCTGTAGACATTGGAGATGGTTCGGAATGGGAGGGCTACACCAATGGAGCCCTACGTGGCAATCGAAGATACCA GTATGCCATTGTATTGTTCACTAAAGTGATTCTGCAAGACAAGCTAATTAAGATGGGGTCAAAGGTCGCAATCACAAAGTTCTATCAAATGGTAAAGCTCCCACAGGACCCAG TTGTCATCAGCATTGCTGTCGGAGCAACACTGGGGATTTTCAGCATTCTCTTCATCATTCTCATTGGCTTCATTGTTTACTGGAAAAG GTTATCCAAAAAAGAATCCTCAGACATCCAGATTCATTCTTTGAG AAATGCAGCAGTGAGCGTGGAGGACTATGAAGCTTACTACAAGAAACAGAAGGCAGATTCCAATTGTGGCTTTGCGGAGGAGTTTGAG GACCTAAGGATGGTTGGTACATCCCAGTCAAAAGCATGTGCCCAGCTTCAAGAGAACAAGGGCAAGAATCGCTACAACAATGTACTTCCCT ATGATTCTTCTCGAGTGAAACTTTCTATCATTCATGGAGTTCCATATGATGACTACATCAATGCTAACTACATGCCG ggTTACAACTCCAAAAAGGAATTTATTGCAGCTCAGGGCCCTTTACCCGGCACTGTCAAGGATTTTTGGAGGATGATATGGGAGAAGAATGTGCACACCCTGGTCATGCTCACACGCTGTAATGAACAGGGCAGG ATCAAATGTGAGCAATACTGGCATTCAAGCACCAAGCACTTTGAATACATCCGTGTAACAACAACCTCTGAAATACCACTTGATGACTGGACCATTAGGGACTtcgaaattaaaaat GTGAAAACAGCAGAGACTCGTTCAGTTCGCCAATTCCACTTCACAGCCTGGCCCGACCACGGGGTGCCGGAAACCACTGAGCTTCTAATCAGCTTCAGACATCTGGTCAGAGAACACATGGACCAATATTCCATCAACTCCCCCACTGTGGTCCACTGCAG TGCTGGGGTGGGTCGCACTGGCACCTTCATAGCCATTGATCGTCTCATCTTCCAAATTGAAAGGGAAAATGTGGTGGATGTATATGGCGTCGTCCATGACCTGCGCATGCACCGCCCACTCATGGTGCAGACAGag GACCAGTATGTGATTTTAAACCAATGTGCAATGGATATAATCCGGTCAAGAACTGGGACAAATGTGGATCTAATCTACCAAAACACTGCGGCACTCTCCATTTATGAGAATGTGGAACCCAGAAAAGGTTATCATAAACACGGATACCACCATACATAA